The genomic segment ttttttttatataagatgtCGATATCAAgttttggatttgtttattCAAAGATTAGTGCATATATGTCTTAGGAGTAGTTGACAATTAAATCGGATGGGTGAACcaatttgatttcaattttataacTACTAGATGAGAgcatactataaaaaaaacatatttgaacgCAATGATCATGTCTATGCATTGTATATGAAAAATGAAatgttgacaaaataaatatattttttatcatcatTAAGTAAgtttactttaatattttaaaaaaaaaaacaaaacaaaagatatctAAATACAAGGATTAAGATTATAATAATCAAAAGTGGTGTGTGTGTTAGTTAAATTATTAACTGAACTGCCAAATTGATAATATGCTTTGTTTTGTCACAATCTATAGGTCTCGTGAATGACCCACATGAACCAGCAtggatgatgctgatgatgatacAAACTCGATGCTCGTTTTAGTCTTTATACGTTACTTAATTcatattctttaattttgatACAAGTAAATATAGAATTATGTGTGAGTTCTAGCttttttttgagttataatagtatttttcttttttcctgtaTGGAttgttacaaacaaaacatatagaaaagatatatatatatatatatatatatatatatatatatatatNNNNNNNNNNNNNNNNNNNNNNNNNNNNNNNNNNNNNNNNNNNNNNNNNNNNNNNNNNNNNNNNNNNNNNNNNNNNNNNNNNNNNNNNNNNNNNNNNNNNNNNNNNNNNNNNNNNNNNNNNNNNNNNNNNNNNNNNNNNNNNNNNNNNNNNNNNNNNNNNNNNNNNNNNNNNNNNNNNNNNNNNNNNNNNNNNNNNNNNNNNNNNNNNNNNNNNNNNNNNNNNNNNNNNNNNNNNNNNNNNNNNNNNNNNNNNNNNNNNNNNNNNNNNNNNNNNNNNNNNNNNNNNNNNNNNNNNNNNNNNNNNNNNNNNNNNNNNNNNNNNNNNNNNNNNNNNNNNNNNNNNNNNNNNNNNNNNNNNNNNNNNNNNNNNNNNNNNNNNNNNNNNNNNNNNNNNNNNNNNNNNNNNNNNNNNNNNNNNNNNNNNNNNNNNNNNNNNNNNNNNNNNNNNNNNNNNNNNNNNNNNNNNNNNNNNNNNNNNNNNNNNNNNNNNNNNNNNNNNNNNNNNNNNNNNNNNNNNNNNNNNNNNNNNNNNNNNNNNNNNNNNNNNNNNNNNNNNNNNNNNNNNNNNNNNNNNNNNNNNNNNNNNNNNNNNNNNNNNNNNNNNNNNNNNNNNNNNNNNNNNNNNNNNNNNNNNNNNNNNNNNNNNNNNNNNNNNNNNNNNNNNNNNNNNNNNNNNNNNNNNNNNNNNNNNNNNNNNNNNNNNNNNNNNNNNNNNNNNNNNNNNNNNNNNNNNNNNNNNNNNNNNNNNNNNNNNNNNNNNNNNNNNNNNNNNNNNNNNNNNNNNNNNNNNNNNNNNNNNNNNNNNNNNNNNNNNNNNNNNNNNNNNNNNNNNNNNNNNNNNNNNNNNNNNNNNNNNNNNNNNNNNNNNNNNNNNNNNNNNNNNNNNNNNNNNNNNNNNNNNNNNNNNNNNNNNNNNNNNNNNNNNNNNNNNNNNNNNNNNNNNNNNNNNNNNNNNNNNNNNNNNNNNNNNNNNNNNNNNNNNNNNNNNNNNNNNNNNNNNNNNNNNNNNNNNNNNNNNNNNNNNNNNNNNNNNNNNNNNNNNNNNNNNNNNNNNNNNNNNNNNNNNNNNNNNNNNNNNNNNNNNNNNNNNNNNNNNNNNNNNNNNNNNNNNNNNNNNNNNNNNNNNNNNNNNNNNNNNNNNNNNNNNNNNNNNNNNNNNNNNNNNNNNNNNNNNNNNNNNNNNNNNNNNNNNNNNNNNNNNNNNNNNNNNNNNNNNNNNNNNNNNNNNNNNNNNNNNNNNNNNNNNNNNNNNNNNNNNNNNNNNNNNNNNNNNNNNNNNNNNNNNNNNNNNNNNNNNNNNNNNNNNNNNNNNNNNNNNNNNNNNNNNNNNNNNNNNNNNNNNNNNNNNNNNNNNNNNNNNNNNNNNNNNNNNNNNNNNNNNNNNNNNNNNNNNNNNNNNNNNNNNNNNNNNNNNNNNNNNNNNNNNNNNNNNNNNNNNNNNNNNNNNNNNNNNNNNNNNNNNNNNNNNNNNNNNNNNNNNNNNNNNNNNNNNNNNNNNNNNNNNNNNNNNNNNNNNNNNNNNNNNNNNNNNNNNNNNNNNNNNNNNNNNNNNNNNNNNNNTAAATGTGGAACTCTTAGTTGAGTATTTGTTTCGTGTTCTAACAGTGTCTGCATCTTTTaccttgtttgtgtttggtgatGGTTGTGTAAATGGCTCTCCCCTTCAACCTGTTTGGTGGTGTTGTTAGGCGTTGGTGTAGGTCGAATATTAAGATTGAATGTATGAGTCAAATACACAAGCTTTCAAACAACTCTTCCAATACCTTTCAGCGAACTCTTGTGTCGTTGTCAAGTCTCCATCAGAATAAAACTTGGTCCCAGACGTAGCATTAAGAAAAAGTTCATCTGGAGAGTATGGTTGGGTTagaaatgacataatatttgaaaacaaagtGCACATTTTATTGACGTCAAATAATTATGAACATGAACTGCTTCACCTGCAAAGATCTTTGGGTTTATATTGGTCGCTAAGAGTATATAAGTTCCCTCATCATTCTTGCTAAAGACCTTCTCCAATGAGGTTGCCTGGTCGTCAAATGCACTTAGACGGACATTCTGACCACTATAACAAAAGGCAACATGTGGTGAAGGTAGTAAAATGCATAAATGGAGAGGAGAAGTTCTATATCGTGAGAATTTGATGAAAGACAATGAGGGAAAACCTTTCAAGACGCAGATGGACTAACATCCTCTCCAAAGTTTGTGACATCCCATTAGTTTTGGTGGAAACTACTTCGCCCATGACATCTAATAAGAGCAAAACCATATAGTTTAACATTTAATTTCCAGGAAAATATACTATAGATGCAACGAAGTTGAGAAACTTTTCAATGATTATCTACATATTTGGAACTACAAAACTTAGACAAACCTGGGAGCTCCGTATTGGTGTTCGCCAGTGACACTAACTCTTCATGAGTCCTTAAGCGGAAAAACTCTTTTGGAATAACACAGAAAGACTCTTCTACCTCTTCAAAAAAAGTGGCTGGTGTGAACCGTATATAAAAGTGGAAATCCGACAATTTGACATGGGTGTTGCTTCTAGTGACGTCAAAGGCGGATATTATATACATAGCTCGATCACGCAGAGCATGTTCGAATTTAGGAAGGTGGGTGACGTAAATGGAGCCTTGCATCAAAGTAGATTGGAAAAGAGGGAAATATTAACAAAAGGGTAAGTACATAATTAAGaatgaatcaagaggagaatgGAGATTGAGGAACCTTTTCGTCAATGAGAAGGAAATCAACACCCATGAGTTGTCCCACATTTTTTAACTTTTCGAGCAGGCCAGAAACGGAGAATCCTTCCTAGGATTTGTTGGTACGAACTTCATATTTGTTAGAAGAGAAGCGTAAGGCCAAGTGTAAGTTGAAGAAATGACTATAGCAAGAAATCTATAGAAAACATTTAGGAATATAGAAAACGCAAGGAGTTTAATATAAACACCCTACATGGTTGTTTGCAAGGTGGAACGCAGGttccaaaaatatatgaaactaTGTCTTCGTACACCTATACTTGGTTCTATAAAATTTCAGAGGAAGGATATATGAAAGACTAACCGAAACAGCTGATCTAGAATACTTGAGAGagatctcttcttcatcagagtTGAACCGGTGGGCATGGATCGACCTACTATGCTTACTATTGACTTTGTCTCGAGTGAATATAACTTGGCAACCGCTTTTATTTTATCGTCTTTGATCTTTGTGGAGTCGCAGAACCATTTCCTCAAACCATGTGCGTAAAAACACTATATAGGCGAAGACTGACATATCTATCTACGAATGTAGTTTTAGgttaagaatatatttgtaaaataataaagaatttCTAATGGAGAATTAGCTACCAATCCAAACCCAAATAATAATCGAAGATATCAAAAGACTCTCTTTATTCTAGTATCAAAATTAACTTATAAGaacaaataaatcttaaaacatTAGTCTTATCCTGATGTAGTAGAAAAGAAACTGATCATAATTCATGTATAGcatattgaaagaaaaacatagaaaaacgaaatatattagataataaTTTTAGCAACTAATATTCTTATATACTCAAATGATTGGATcttaaaaaatagtattttggaATTCTGAGACCATAAAGATACTATATGATTATACATTTTTAACCttagaaacataaaaattaaagaagagacgTGGAGGCAAATGGCAGTCTTTGACCATTAGGGTCAACAAAGTCGTGCGTGCATGTCATGTGTTCTTCCTTCCTCTTTTTTGATAATGATGAGCGAAACCctatatgttattttatatatttggtcCATGCTTGATCAGTTGATTTGATACTATTTCTGTCACGAATTTGTGTTCGTTTAATTAAAGTGATATTAGTTactttaaaattctataatcaCCGTTTGAAATTCTATAATCACCGTTTGCACCTACTATTCATATTCGTGTGTATTATATTTTGCAGTACAACTTTACCAAACGTGTTAAGGTGGGAACAGGTTCAACTTCTTGGATGTTAAGGAGCCAAAAAGCTTCATTCACTCgcttttcgtttttgttattgGAGTTAGAACATGCTGAAGCACTAATCAAAGTTTTCTGTAGcactattttttttgtcgattATACTTGATTATCACGAAACCAAGAAATTTTTTATAGTGATACACCTAAGGTCTAGGTGTCTGATTAGTCAATTAGACGTTTGAGCTTTTTAGTtattactataaaataaacaaaaattatttctaGAAAGCTTTGGATTGTAAAAACTCATCTTAGattattatcatataaaaaaattaaaatagtataagatTAATTGATAGGTTAACTGAGACacttatacaaataaaaatggtGCATGGTTGTCGCTTTCTCTTAAAAAATTTCACCTACAAATTATTGCTTAGATCACCCTTTAaatttctcttaaatttaaactCTATACTGTTATCATAAAGGACTTAATCgaaatttctttatataaaatcatactaTATTTCTAGACAAACATATGTATATTAGTTAcataaataactaattaatctattaaAGATATCCCCAAGGTTCTGATAGGTTGAATGATCAATTCCTTTACcataaattaaatacattttcacATTCAATCATCTATGTATGTCGTGTGATACCTTTAGTTTCACAATAATATTCAATAGTGAGATGCCCCATAGATGTTCAGAGTACAGCATAATATCCTTCTTCCTAATCGTCATCCACCCCGCGGCGCCTATGGATCTGTAAACACATCCGAGGGATAAACTTAAACTCAATGATATTGATGGTTAAGGCAAGACATGTTTTAATAACTTGTTTTTTCAGAGGATTGTGTAAACTGTACCGTGACTTTCGTTTGTTTTGCAGTTTGGCTGTTTATTTGTTCCAACAGTGTAATAAGCCGCTCCTCAGAAACCTGTAAAGCAAACAGAGTATTTCAATAACTATTAGATGGATAATATGATACGTAAGAATTACGAAATGGAAAAGCGTCTGGATCATTACCTTTTCAACTATCTGTCCCATTTGAGCAGCCCTCAAAATAACATCCTCTACACCTCTAGCTTTCTCAGGTTTTACCAGGGCAATTCGAGCAACTATAgagcacaaagaagaagaaagagaagcattaaagatatataaacacAATATTGTGTCTCCCTCGAGCTTTGGAAGATCATCATATTGGCGACTTAATGAAGGAAGAAGGGAGAGTAACTAATTGAACTCCCAAGACATATTAGATGGGACTTACTTCTCTCTCTGGCTTGGGAAGACAATATTTGACTAAGCATCATTTGTCTATGTTCATCAGCTTCACTACACGAAAATGTTCCAATCAGACAATACATTACTTCAAAAACAGAATTCCAAACCgaacaaaaatcatatatgaatgCCAACTAAAACACAAGGATACACACCTTCTAGCATCATCCTGTTGTTTCTCTTGCTCTGGATTTTGCTGATTACCACCCTGCTTACCCTGCAAAATTATGCAGTTTAGTGAAGATCTCACAAGGGAAACAAGTTATCTGAGAAGAAATCAGATATCAGTAAAggtatattaagaaattttaacATGCCTTGTCGAGCCATAATCTCTTGCATTCTCCTCTGTTTAATAGTATCGAAATTAActtataacaacaaataaatcgCTAAAAGGAGTAGAACAGAGCGAACCTTGTGTTATGTGGCCGACCAAGAGACGAAAACCCACGTCGCTGTCAAATATTAAGATTGTTGCCTCTTGTAATCAACTGAGAACAGATGGTTACTTAATCCCGGAGATGTAGCAGCTTAATATGAAATCTGCTACGCCTGAATTTCACtcataaaaa from the Camelina sativa cultivar DH55 chromosome 12, Cs, whole genome shotgun sequence genome contains:
- the LOC104731581 gene encoding uncharacterized protein LOC104731581, which gives rise to MQGSIYVTHLPKFEHALRDRAMYIISAFDVTRSNTHVKLSDFHFYIRFTPATFFEEVEESFCVIPKEFFRLRTHEELVSLANTNTELPDVMGEVVSTKTNGMSQTLERMLVHLRLESGQNVRLSAFDDQATSLEKVFSKNDEGTYILLATNINPKIFAGEAVHVHNYLTSIKCALCFQILCHF